The nucleotide sequence GTCGTTCGCTCGATCAATCGAGCTAGCTACTTGGACAAGCGCATCGCCATGAAGACCTCCATCGACATAGAGGTTGGCTTGTTCTTTAATGACTGGGAATTCTTGATGGGGTTCAACATCGGCACGCCAAACCCACTATATGTGTGGGGCGTCTTTGACACCGGCAGTGAACTAAACTGGGTCAACTGTGTTGGCTGCCAATGCTTTAATAGGACCGCCACCCTATTCAATCATAGTGCATCCCTCTCCTACAAGAAGTTATCTTGCCTTTCTGATGAGTGCAAGAGCTTTCGCCGAGGTTATTGCAATGATGGTCAGATGTGTAGATACCATTACAGCTACGGTGATGGCTCCAACATCGATGGAATTTTATCCTCGGACACCTTCCATTTCACCACATTAGATACGTTTCAATCTACATCCATTCCAAATATGATATTCGGTTGTAACATCCGATCCTTGAACACAATAATTGACGACCCCGGCAGCTTCATTGGGATGAGCCCCAGGCCACCGTCTTTGATCAACCAGCTCGCCCCTAAGTATATCAGCAAGTACTTCTCCTACTGCCTGAACATGCTCCATAAGGGAACCGACAGCAGGCTCTTCTTGGGAAGAGGCAAATCGGCGATCACCGAAAAGGTGAGTGTCACGCCGCTCATGACGCAAGATGGCTTCTACGCTGTGCAGCTTAATACCATCTCAATTCCCGGTGAGTTTGACATCTTCCTTGCTAGGAGCCCCAGGTTAACGGGCGGCAACATCATCTTCGACTCCGGAACTCCCATGACTATACTGGCCACTCATGTGATGGATCAGTTAGTGATGAAAATGACGAATTATGTTATCTTGCCGACTGTGAAGATGCCAGGCAAACTCAAATTGTGCTTCACTGTGCTCTCGACAGAgcaagagaacgagctaccggggTTGTGGTTCTCGTTTGCTGGGACATTGGGAGATTTTTGGGTGAGCCCTAAAAACCTGTTTACGTGGTATCAAGAGCATGTGAAATGCATGGCGATAATGGAAACGGATGGTTTACAAATCTTTGGGAATATTATGCAGCAAGATGTTTTAGTTGGACATGATCTAGATAAAATGGAATTGACCCTTATAGAGAAAGATTGCACCAAGTTAAACAATCCCTAATAAGCATGAATTATATATATGAAGTGCTAAGTTGAGTATTCGTATTTATATTTATTGTGATAAATAAAGGAATTTCAATGAAAGGAAATGtgcatttattttatttgtaggaTCGGTGCGattgagagggggggtgaatcttGACTTGTCGTTTTTTCGATTTCAtccatttaataaaaattttacttaatTCCTTATACTTTCATCTGCTCAAGATATTCATCATATATTCAATACAATTATTCTAGTACAATGTCAAACTGGTGTATAGGTAACTGTACTAGTTACCTATCTAATTTATTGTAGAAACTTCGAAATTAATGATTGGAcgtacaaaataaaaatacattttgTTGGGTAAAGGAAGGGATGACTCGATCTATTTCTGTATCGATCATGATATATGTAATAACTCGGTCATCCATTTCAAATGCATATCCTATTTTTGCGCAGTAGGGTTATGAAAACCAGCGAGAAGCAACAGGATGAATTGTATGTGCCAATTGTCATTTAGCTAATAAACCCGTGGATATTGAAGTTCCACAAGTTGTGCTCCCTGATACTATATTTGAAGCAGTTTTCCAAATTCCTTATGATAGGCAACTGAAACAAGTTCTTGCTAATGGTAAAAAGGGAGGGTTAAATGTAGGTGTTGTTCTCATTTTACCCGACTGATTTGAATTAGCCCCTCCTAATCATGTTTCTCCCGAATTgaaagaaaatattgaaaattttgtCTTTTCAGAGTTATTATCCtaataaaagaaatattattgTGATAGGTCCTGTTCACAAATAATTCACAAATAGGATCAAAAATATCCACAAACAATTCATAAACCATCCACGATACATTCAAAAACAATTACATTATTCATTTAAAGTATCGTGCATTTTTCTAAAACAATTCCTTCACAAAATCAACACATCCTACTCAAAACCAACACATCTCACATCCTACTCAAACCTAGTACATTCATCATCATCCAATCCTACAACAAGTATGATACGATaggttattaaaaaaatatgggCAAAACTACTCATATATGAAAAAAAATCCTGCTTATATGGTAAAAGCTAATGTTCAAATAGATATACACAAGTATAAAACTACTTATCAGAAAAATGTACAAATTGATAAATACAAGTttgacatattttttaaaaaatgtaccATAATGAGAATTTGGAAATCTACTCATAGTGATAAAATATACCTTTATCTACATT is from Zingiber officinale cultivar Zhangliang chromosome 7B, Zo_v1.1, whole genome shotgun sequence and encodes:
- the LOC122004498 gene encoding probable aspartic protease At2g35615 encodes the protein MSAISTFFRLLLLISFVPTLVLTNTVFDVELVHRDSPKSPLYNSSMTPFDRLQAAVVRSINRASYLDKRIAMKTSIDIEVGLFFNDWEFLMGFNIGTPNPLYVWGVFDTGSELNWVNCVGCQCFNRTATLFNHSASLSYKKLSCLSDECKSFRRGYCNDGQMCRYHYSYGDGSNIDGILSSDTFHFTTLDTFQSTSIPNMIFGCNIRSLNTIIDDPGSFIGMSPRPPSLINQLAPKYISKYFSYCLNMLHKGTDSRLFLGRGKSAITEKVSVTPLMTQDGFYAVQLNTISIPGEFDIFLARSPRLTGGNIIFDSGTPMTILATHVMDQLVMKMTNYVILPTVKMPGKLKLCFTVLSTEQENELPGLWFSFAGTLGDFWVSPKNLFTWYQEHVKCMAIMETDGLQIFGNIMQQDVLVGHDLDKMELTLIEKDCTKLNNP